In Drosophila yakuba strain Tai18E2 chromosome 2R, Prin_Dyak_Tai18E2_2.1, whole genome shotgun sequence, a single genomic region encodes these proteins:
- the LOC6531908 gene encoding benign gonial cell neoplasm protein, with protein sequence MNHIIQDKYIPQQLLYFIAGRRCCQQFPCTFRTSEHEAFANSARSLGLRSQVVHVNGNSCVKVYKQACRHYLEDPKTLVLSSGATLNMFTLLGRKSLMGKEDLELSADLVSHKPSASDLPSLHLPLPAIRPPCLRFWTEAQLKFLAAFPGHPLNEEIMQSLYANRVMVFNAVLSWDKSVFLPLIILDDCRNKKSNVKIICIERQAILATYNSQRMANFFGEQLGETVGIQLPYFSAVSSSTFIIFSTAQYFLRSLVNQHFRNISHLVVNDVHLHDPYTDILLSEIRMALNSHQNMRVVLLSQMEDPKKFIDFFGEGSQLNMITQPEVGPRVSYLNDLHSCIALAGIHKGPDIYKEVPEAFRSNNPRNEQMDKCLQAYGELGTDAALRPFLYAVNYDLAPVNYRHSQNGKTAVHFASELNKANHLRLLLFMGADPYIVDLYQQNAISLAAMNGNHECIDVLNSYSLHGYVVKSAKPDFMDYDLIIDIMYLLRTKPEYSPGNILIILPTYYHIVKLNYMILSHCLTGSLQECSIYLLYDNMRKEYVEALVNGRDDTVKVVLTTEIIESLCLKVPFKYQIDTACRVNNVYDTTSYSGEDRFEWVAKDSFLRRELILHPNKGDAQCFRLINKEAYEELGETSQPSLQTMQLDKVCLAIKLLSPNMIISEYLGLTISPPPLINVHHAVQFLKKIDVLDDAEDVTWLGCRLMDIPVNCQLGRMLIFGILLRCLDPILTIVSSLSTADPLGIPFTEDIDHLWDRFTIYIQNSIKKERAFLSDNQFSDHFIFVRLYKEWQNRMHNRTPPLYLKDEYDFMLNGLMEHLASIRSEIVSSLRAANLIHSRGKLSMNSLNQMSGNWHMVKAALTGGMYPNICAVDARKSALKSAFSGNIYMHPNTVLRDFLEPLNISAQNFRTPWIVCNKQKNHIVYATLVVPLAVALFSGHPRIRLSPICDSEMSLTDRNVNVFIDEWIWMVMSKATAEMMMRTRHYFFRMYHDLLKHCSELELWRRDSEPVSHYTLLTDTLSKIFESEDVFVGFSKPPPITFLPTPQLPSLYLLAVNAQFSWAREVEENMPPKPQHFNSHFIERQFFVLYAGGDCEEFHSKNTPAFLESVLAKFVRPIETPNRHIFVILYRKDPDVMLSISRAKTVNGVFVLKEYFRNNIPVFEILDACVSLNVKIPVFDGRLMSALIDKRVGNLIMDLFAFRHHWIHKR encoded by the exons ATGAACCACATCATCCAGGACAAGTACATTCCGCAGCAGCTGCTCTACTTCATAGCGGGCAGGCGCTGCTGCCAGCAATTCCCGTGCACATTCCGCACCAGCGAGCACGAAGCCTTCGCCAACAGCGCTCGCTCCTTGGGGCTGCGATCGCAGGTGGTCCATGTGAATGGGAACAGCTGTGTGAAGGTGTACAAGCAGGCGTGTCGCCACTACCTGGAGGACCCCAAGACGCTGGTGCTGTCCTCGGGTGCAACGCTGAACATGTTCACGCTGCTGGGCAGGAAGTCGCTCATGGGCAAGGAGGATCTGGAGCTGTCCGCGGACCTGGTCTCGCACAAGCCCAGTGCCTCGGATTTGCCATCACTGCATCTGCCGCTGCCAGCTATACGGCCCCCTTGCCTGCGCTTTTGGACGGAGGCGCAGCTAAAGTTCTTGGCTGCTTTTCCGGGTCACCCGCTGAACGAGGAGATCATGCAGTCATTGTACGCCAATCGGGTGATGGTCTTTAATGCCGTTCTTTCCTGGGACAAGTCCGTGTTCCTGCCCCTGATCATTCTGGATGACTGCCGAAACAAGAAGTCTAACGTCAAGATCATCTGCATCGAGAGGCAGGCCATTCTGGCCACCTACAACAGCCAGCGAATGGCCAACTTTTTTGGCGAGCAGCTGGGCGAGACGGTGGGCATCCAGTTGCCGTACTTCAGCGCCGTTAGCTCCAgcacttttattattttctcgACGGCCCAGTACTTTCTTCGCTCCCTGGTCAACCAGCACTTCCGAAACATCAGTCACCTGGTAGTGAACGATGTGCACCTGCATGATCCCTATACCGACATTCTGCTAAGCGAGATCCGCATGGCCTTGAATAGCCATCAAAACATGAGGGTGGTGCTGCTGTCGCAAATGGAAGACCCCAAGAAGTTCATCGACTTCTTTGGCGAAGGATCGCAACTAAATATGATTACGCAGCCGGAGGTAGGACCTCGCGTCTCCTACTTGAACGACCTGCACAGCTGCATTGCCCTGGCCGGAATTCACAAGGGTCCGGACATCTACAAGGAGGTCCCGGAGGCTTTCCGCTCCAACAACCCGCGCAACGAGCAGATGGACAAGTGTCTGCAGGCCTACGGAGAGCTGGGCACAGATGCCGCCCTACGTCCCTTTCTGTACGCCGTAAACTACGACCTGGCTCCCGTGAACTATCGCCACTCGCAGAACGGCAAAACGGCGGTGCATTTCGCCTCCGAGCTGAACAAGGCCAATCATCTCCGGCTGCTACTCTTCATGGGCGCCGATCCCTACATCGTGGACCTGTACCAGCAGAACGCCATCTCGCTGGCAGCTATGAACGGCAACCACGAGTGCATTGATGTCCTGAACAGCTACAGCCTGCACGGTTATGTGGTGAAGAGCGCCAAGCCGGATTTCATGGACTACGATCTTATCATCGACATAATGTATCTACTGCGCACCAAACCGGAGTATTCGCCAG GCAACATCCTCATCATTTTGCCCACCTACTACCACATTGTCAAGCTGAACTACATGATCCTGAGCCACTGCCTCACTGGCAGCCTGCAGGAGTGCTCCATATACCTGCTGTACGACAACATGCGGAAGGAATACGTCGAGGCGCTGGTCAATGGTCGCGATGACACCGTGAAGGTGGTGCTGACCACGGAGATAATCGAATCTCTCTGCCTGAAGGTGCCCTTCAAGTACCAAATAGACACCGCCTGCCGGGTGAACAATGTTTACGATACCACAAGCTACAGCGGCGAGGATCGGTTCGAATGGGTGGCCAAGGACTCCTTCCTGCGAAGGGAGCTAATCCTGCACCCCAATA AAGGGGATGCGCAATGCTTCCGTCTAATAAACAAGGAGGCCTATGAAGAGCTGGGCGAGACAAGTCAGCCTAGCCTGCAAACCATGCAGCTGGACAAGGTCTGCCTGGCAATAAAATTACTCTCGCCCAATATGATTATAAGCGAGTATCTGGGTCTGACCATCTCACCTCCACCGCTGATCAACGTGCACCATGCCGTGCAGTTCCTTAAGAAAATTGACGTGCTGGATGACGCCGAGGATGTGACCTGGCTAGGCTGCCGGCTGATGGACATTCCGGTTAACTGCCAACTCGGCCGCATGCTGATCTTTGGCATATTGCTGCGCTGCCTGGATCCAATACTGACAATAGTCAGCTCTTTGTCGACGGCGGATCCGTTGGGCATTCCGTTTACCGAGGACATCGATCACTTGTGGGACAGGTTCACCATTTACATCCAGAACAGCATCAAGAAGGAGCGGGCCTTTCTGTCCGACAATCAGTTTTCCGATCACTTCATCTTCGTGCGCTTGTACAAGGAGTGGCAAAATCGCATGCACAACAGGACTCCGCCGCTATACCTCAAGGATGAATATGATTTTATGCTGAACGGGCTGATGGAGCACCTCGCCTCTATTCGTTCCGAGATTGTTAGCTCCTTGCGAGCAGCCAATTTGATCCACAGCCGAGGTAAACTAAGTATGAACAGTCTCAACCAGATGTCCGGCAATTGGCACATGGTTAAGGCGGCGCTGACGGGCGGGATGTACCCGAACATTTGTGCCGTGGACGCTAGGAAGAGTGCCCTAAAGTCGGCTTTTTCCGGCAATATTTACATGCACCCGAACACCGTGCTCCGGGACTTCTTGGAGCCACTAAATATTTCGGCCCAGAACTTCCGCACACCGTGGATTGTGTGCAACAAGCAGAAGAACCACATCGTGTACGCCACCCTGGTCGTTCCTCTGGCTGTTGCCCTGTTCTCTG gCCATCCACGGATTCGCCTCTCCCCGATTTGCGACAGTGAAATGAGTTTGACCGATCGCAACGTTAACGTCTTTATAGACGAATGGATCTGGATGGTTATGTCCAAGGCAACTGCGGAGATGATGATGCGAACGCGTCATTACTTCTTTCGAATGTACCACGACCTGCTGAAGCACTGCAGCGAACTGGAGCTGTGGCGCCGCGACTCCGAGCCAGTTTCCCATTACACATTGCTGACTGATACTCTATCCAAAATCTTTGAGAGCGAGGATGTTTTCGTGGGTTTCTCTAAGCCCCCGCCAATAACCTTTCTACCAACTCCTCAGCTGCCATCCTTGTACCTCCTCGCCGTGAACGCCCAATTCAGTTGGGCCCGGGAAGTGGAGGAGAACATGCCACCGAAACCACAGCATTTTAACTCGCATTTCATCGAGAGGCAGTTCTTTGTGCTCTACGCGGGAGGCGATTGCGAGGAGTTCCACAGCAAAAACACGCCTGCCTTTCTTGAAAGTGTTCTCGCTAAGTTTGTCAGACCGATCGAGACACCCAACAGACATATCTTTGTGATCCTCTACAGAAAGGATCCAGACGTGATGC
- the LOC26536030 gene encoding partner of Y14 and mago — MSTYLQSSEGKFIPATKRPDGTWRKARRVKDGYVPQEEVPLYESKGKQFVAQRQAGVPPGMCPLMAAESKKEREKQERTRAKKQEKESGRQPKAPAPGVLVMPPSTCPPPKVSQQQQQQPSGIRDINSISKALEDTLKLDAPQEVDPAKQLKKLRKKIREIEQIESRIQAGEQKKLDKDQLDKVKKKSEILRQIKELESTPRS; from the coding sequence ATGAGCACCTATCTACAGAGCAGCGAGGGCAAGTTCATACCGGCCACCAAGCGGCCGGATGGCACCTGGCGCAAGGCGCGTCGCGTCAAGGATGGCTACGTGCCCCAGGAGGAGGTGCCGCTCTACGAGAGCAAGGGCAAGCAGTTTGTGGCGCAGCGCCAGGCCGGAGTGCCGCCTGGCATGTGTCCCCTGATGGCCGCCGAGTCGAAGAAGGAGCGCGAGAAGCAGGAGCGGACCAGGGCCAAGAAGCAGGAAAAGGAATCTGGCAGGCAGCCAAAGGCGCCGGCGCCCGGCGTCCTGGTCATGCCGCCCAGCACGTGTCCGCCACCCAAAGTCagtcagcagcaacagcagcagccctCTGGCATCCGGGACATCAACTCGATATCCAAGGCGCTGGAGGACACCCTGAAGCTGGACGCGCCCCAAGAGGTGGACCCCGCCAAGCAGTTGAAAAAGCTGCGCAAGAAAATCCGTGAAATCGAACAGATCgagagcaggatccaagccGGCGAGCAGAAAAAGCTGGACAAGGACCAGCTGGACAAGGTGAAAAAGAAGTCGGAGATCCTGCGACAAATCAAGGAATTGGAGAGCACGCCGCGCTCATAG
- the LOC6531909 gene encoding TAR DNA-binding protein 43 isoform X1, with translation MDFVQVSEEEGDEPIELPAEEDGTLLLSTLQAQFPGSCGLKYRNMDTKAVRGVRSNEGRLFPPSVESGWGEYLYFCVFPKENKRKSDDNLENSTAKTKRIETRLRCTDLIVLGLPWKTTEESLREYFETYGEVLMAQIKKDTKSGQSKGFGFVRFGSYDAQMRVLSNRHLIDGRWCEVKVPNSKVSPLESLQITRLIKPLFFQGMGHQVPCKVFVGRCTEDINSDDLREYFSKFGEVTDVFIPRPFRAFSFVTFLDPDVAQSLCGEDHIIKGVSVHVSNAAPKAEQNRNQQAQSYNYNSANSFGMHSYHPQGNHMNPGRNGHHRGNNQHSAHGGENSIIASNHNNIGTAGYGMGGNNYGGNSGGGYHNNGSNHSSGGNTNRQDGGSQYSSRQANFHGMNQPHNGNVGGSNGWMNRGHLDMPNLQALGINSQGSSSSNQGQNMSNQSMLNLNSLPINPALVAAALNQWSLVGNQLQNQNQDQQGGNFLSWMAQNGGHNNANNFGGRKGPNNPNNPGANGMKPDNSGCNDPQNGNSGWSNQSSGSQNSVEKSNFL, from the exons ATGGATTTCGTTCAAGTGTCGGAGGAGGAGGGTGACGAGCCCATCGAGCTGCCGGCTGAGGAGGATGGCACTCTGCTGCTGTCCACCCTGCAGGCGCAGTTTCCTGGATCCTGCGGTCTGAAGTATCGCAACATGGACACGAAAGCGGTGCGCGGAGTTCGCTCCAACGAGGGCCGACTGTTTCCACCCAGCGTGGAATCCGGCTGGGGCGAGTACCTGTACTTCTGTGTCTTTCCCAAGG AGAACAAGCGCAAGAGCGACGATAACTTGGAGAACTCAACGGCCAAGACCAAACGCATCGAGACCCGTCTCCGCTGCACAGATCTCATCGTGCTCGGCTTGCCCTGGAAGACCACAGAGGAGAGCTTGCGAGAGTACTTCGAGACCTACGGCGAGGTGCTGATGGCCCAGATCAAGAAGGACACCAAGTCGGGCCAGTCCAAGGGCTTCGGGTTCGTGCGCTTTGGCTCTTACGATGCCCAGATGCGCGTGCTCTCCAATCGCCACCTCATCGACGGTCGCTGGTGCGAGGTTAAGGTGCCCAACTCGAAGGTGAGTCCTCTCGAAAGTCTACAAATTACACGCCTAATAAAACCTCTGTTTTTCCAGGGCATGGGCCACCAGGTGCCTTGCAAGGTATTCGTGGGTCGCTGCACCGAGGACATAAACTCCGACGACTTGCGCGAGTATTTCTCCAAGTTTGGCGAAGTCACCGACGTGTTCATTCCCCGACCCTTCAGAGCTTTCAGCTTTGTAACCTTCCTCGATCCCGACGTGGCACAGTCCCTGTGCGGAGAGGATCACATAATCAAGG GCGTTTCGGTCCATGTTTCGAACGCTGCCCCAAAGGCCGAGCAGAACAGAAACCAGCAGGCCCAGAGCTATAACTACAACTCGGCCAACAGCTTTGGCATGCACTCATACCACCCACAGGGTAACCACATGAATCCCGGCCGCAACGGACACCACAGAGGTAATAACCAACACAGTGCTCACGGCGGTGAGAACTCAATCATCGCCAGTAATCACAACAACATTGGCACCGCCGGCTACGGCATGGGTGGCAACAATTACGGCGGCAACTCGGGCGGGGGCTACCACAACAATGGCAGCAATCACTCCAGTGGCGGGAACACAAATCGCCAGGACGGCGGCAGCCAGTACAGCAGTAGGCAGGCGAATTTTCACGGAATGAACCAGCCCCACAACGGCAACGTGGGCGGCAGCAACGGCTGGATGAACCGCGGCCACCTGGACATGCCCAACCTGCAGGCGCTGGGCATCAATTCGCAGGGATCAAGCTCCTCCAACCAGGGCCAGAACATGAGCAACCAGTCAATGCTCAATCTCAACTCACTGCCCATCAATCCCGCCCTGGTCGCTGCCGCCTTGAACCAGTGGAGTCTGGTCGGCAACCAGCTGCAGAACCAAAACCAGGACCAGCAG GGCGGCAATTTTTTATCGTGGATGGCTCAGAACGGGGGCCACAACAACGCCAACAATTTTGGTGGACGGAAGGGGCCGAATAACCCGAACAATCCGGGTGCCAACGGAATGAAGCCCGACAACTCGGGCTGCAATGACCCACAG AACGGGAACAGCGGTTGGTCGAACCAGAGCAGCGGATCTCAAAACTCCGTGGAGAAGTCAAACTTTCTGTAA
- the LOC6531909 gene encoding TAR DNA-binding protein 43 isoform X2, with protein MDFVQVSEEEGDEPIELPAEEDGTLLLSTLQAQFPGSCGLKYRNMDTKAVRGVRSNEGRLFPPSVESGWGEYLYFCVFPKENKRKSDDNLENSTAKTKRIETRLRCTDLIVLGLPWKTTEESLREYFETYGEVLMAQIKKDTKSGQSKGFGFVRFGSYDAQMRVLSNRHLIDGRWCEVKVPNSKGMGHQVPCKVFVGRCTEDINSDDLREYFSKFGEVTDVFIPRPFRAFSFVTFLDPDVAQSLCGEDHIIKGVSVHVSNAAPKAEQNRNQQAQSYNYNSANSFGMHSYHPQGNHMNPGRNGHHRGNNQHSAHGGENSIIASNHNNIGTAGYGMGGNNYGGNSGGGYHNNGSNHSSGGNTNRQDGGSQYSSRQANFHGMNQPHNGNVGGSNGWMNRGHLDMPNLQALGINSQGSSSSNQGQNMSNQSMLNLNSLPINPALVAAALNQWSLVGNQLQNQNQDQQGGNFLSWMAQNGGHNNANNFGGRKGPNNPNNPGANGMKPDNSGCNDPQNGNSGWSNQSSGSQNSVEKSNFL; from the exons ATGGATTTCGTTCAAGTGTCGGAGGAGGAGGGTGACGAGCCCATCGAGCTGCCGGCTGAGGAGGATGGCACTCTGCTGCTGTCCACCCTGCAGGCGCAGTTTCCTGGATCCTGCGGTCTGAAGTATCGCAACATGGACACGAAAGCGGTGCGCGGAGTTCGCTCCAACGAGGGCCGACTGTTTCCACCCAGCGTGGAATCCGGCTGGGGCGAGTACCTGTACTTCTGTGTCTTTCCCAAGG AGAACAAGCGCAAGAGCGACGATAACTTGGAGAACTCAACGGCCAAGACCAAACGCATCGAGACCCGTCTCCGCTGCACAGATCTCATCGTGCTCGGCTTGCCCTGGAAGACCACAGAGGAGAGCTTGCGAGAGTACTTCGAGACCTACGGCGAGGTGCTGATGGCCCAGATCAAGAAGGACACCAAGTCGGGCCAGTCCAAGGGCTTCGGGTTCGTGCGCTTTGGCTCTTACGATGCCCAGATGCGCGTGCTCTCCAATCGCCACCTCATCGACGGTCGCTGGTGCGAGGTTAAGGTGCCCAACTCGAAG GGCATGGGCCACCAGGTGCCTTGCAAGGTATTCGTGGGTCGCTGCACCGAGGACATAAACTCCGACGACTTGCGCGAGTATTTCTCCAAGTTTGGCGAAGTCACCGACGTGTTCATTCCCCGACCCTTCAGAGCTTTCAGCTTTGTAACCTTCCTCGATCCCGACGTGGCACAGTCCCTGTGCGGAGAGGATCACATAATCAAGG GCGTTTCGGTCCATGTTTCGAACGCTGCCCCAAAGGCCGAGCAGAACAGAAACCAGCAGGCCCAGAGCTATAACTACAACTCGGCCAACAGCTTTGGCATGCACTCATACCACCCACAGGGTAACCACATGAATCCCGGCCGCAACGGACACCACAGAGGTAATAACCAACACAGTGCTCACGGCGGTGAGAACTCAATCATCGCCAGTAATCACAACAACATTGGCACCGCCGGCTACGGCATGGGTGGCAACAATTACGGCGGCAACTCGGGCGGGGGCTACCACAACAATGGCAGCAATCACTCCAGTGGCGGGAACACAAATCGCCAGGACGGCGGCAGCCAGTACAGCAGTAGGCAGGCGAATTTTCACGGAATGAACCAGCCCCACAACGGCAACGTGGGCGGCAGCAACGGCTGGATGAACCGCGGCCACCTGGACATGCCCAACCTGCAGGCGCTGGGCATCAATTCGCAGGGATCAAGCTCCTCCAACCAGGGCCAGAACATGAGCAACCAGTCAATGCTCAATCTCAACTCACTGCCCATCAATCCCGCCCTGGTCGCTGCCGCCTTGAACCAGTGGAGTCTGGTCGGCAACCAGCTGCAGAACCAAAACCAGGACCAGCAG GGCGGCAATTTTTTATCGTGGATGGCTCAGAACGGGGGCCACAACAACGCCAACAATTTTGGTGGACGGAAGGGGCCGAATAACCCGAACAATCCGGGTGCCAACGGAATGAAGCCCGACAACTCGGGCTGCAATGACCCACAG AACGGGAACAGCGGTTGGTCGAACCAGAGCAGCGGATCTCAAAACTCCGTGGAGAAGTCAAACTTTCTGTAA
- the LOC6531909 gene encoding TAR DNA-binding protein 43 isoform X3, translating into MDFVQVSEEEGDEPIELPAEEDGTLLLSTLQAQFPGSCGLKYRNMDTKAVRGVRSNEGRLFPPSVESGWGEYLYFCVFPKENKRKSDDNLENSTAKTKRIETRLRCTDLIVLGLPWKTTEESLREYFETYGEVLMAQIKKDTKSGQSKGFGFVRFGSYDAQMRVLSNRHLIDGRWCEVKVPNSKGMGHQVPCKVFVGRCTEDINSDDLREYFSKFGEVTDVFIPRPFRAFSFVTFLDPDVAQSLCGEDHIIKGVSVHVSNAAPKAEQNRNQQAQSYNYNSANSFGMHSYHPQGNHMNPGRNGHHRGRQFFIVDGSERGPQQRQQFWWTEGAE; encoded by the exons ATGGATTTCGTTCAAGTGTCGGAGGAGGAGGGTGACGAGCCCATCGAGCTGCCGGCTGAGGAGGATGGCACTCTGCTGCTGTCCACCCTGCAGGCGCAGTTTCCTGGATCCTGCGGTCTGAAGTATCGCAACATGGACACGAAAGCGGTGCGCGGAGTTCGCTCCAACGAGGGCCGACTGTTTCCACCCAGCGTGGAATCCGGCTGGGGCGAGTACCTGTACTTCTGTGTCTTTCCCAAGG AGAACAAGCGCAAGAGCGACGATAACTTGGAGAACTCAACGGCCAAGACCAAACGCATCGAGACCCGTCTCCGCTGCACAGATCTCATCGTGCTCGGCTTGCCCTGGAAGACCACAGAGGAGAGCTTGCGAGAGTACTTCGAGACCTACGGCGAGGTGCTGATGGCCCAGATCAAGAAGGACACCAAGTCGGGCCAGTCCAAGGGCTTCGGGTTCGTGCGCTTTGGCTCTTACGATGCCCAGATGCGCGTGCTCTCCAATCGCCACCTCATCGACGGTCGCTGGTGCGAGGTTAAGGTGCCCAACTCGAAG GGCATGGGCCACCAGGTGCCTTGCAAGGTATTCGTGGGTCGCTGCACCGAGGACATAAACTCCGACGACTTGCGCGAGTATTTCTCCAAGTTTGGCGAAGTCACCGACGTGTTCATTCCCCGACCCTTCAGAGCTTTCAGCTTTGTAACCTTCCTCGATCCCGACGTGGCACAGTCCCTGTGCGGAGAGGATCACATAATCAAGG GCGTTTCGGTCCATGTTTCGAACGCTGCCCCAAAGGCCGAGCAGAACAGAAACCAGCAGGCCCAGAGCTATAACTACAACTCGGCCAACAGCTTTGGCATGCACTCATACCACCCACAGGGTAACCACATGAATCCCGGCCGCAACGGACACCACAGAG GGCGGCAATTTTTTATCGTGGATGGCTCAGAACGGGGGCCACAACAACGCCAACAATTTTGGTGGACGGAAGGGGCCGAATAA